The Myxococcales bacterium sequence CTGAAATTTTTAAGAAGGGGGATGAGGTGGAGGTTATCGTTCTCCATATAGATCCAGAGAACGAACGCTTCTCGCTCGGCATGAAACAACTCATGGACGATCCATGGGATACCATCAACAAGACCTACCGTGAGGGCGACACGGTCAAAGGTACCGTCTCCGGTTTTTCGGGCGCGGGGCTCATAGTCGATCTTGGCGATGAGGTTGAAGGCCTCGTTCCTGAGAAACAGTACTCTGCCGATCTGAAGGAGGGGGACGAAGTCAGCGTAACGGTTAGAACGGCTGATCCCCGTGAAAGGCGTTTTGTCCTTTCGATCGATTCCGGCAATTGAATAGACTAGTCTCCTTTGGGAGGGATGATGCGCAGGACTTGGATTATTGCGGCCTTGCTTGGCAGTTCGATCCTTGCAATCGCCTTTCTCGCCGGGGTGTTTATGTATCTCGTCACGGCCGAAGGGGGAGGGAAATCCCTCTTTTCGTCGGATCGTGGAATTGGAATTCTGAAGATAGAAGGCCCGATCCTCTCTTCCGACAGGGCGATAGAGGATATAAAGGAGTTCGGGGAGAATAAGTCGGTTAAGGGAATTCTTCTCAGAGTTGATTCGCCTGGCGGAGCGGTTGCTGCATCGCAGGAGATTTACGAGGCGCTTCTTGATCTTTCACAGAAAAAGCCGGTGGTGGCATCGATGGGAAGCGTTGCGGCGAGCGGGGGGTATTACGTATCTCTTGCGGCTGATGAAATATGGGCTAACCCCGGAACTACCACCGGGTCGATAGGGGTCAGGCTCGAGCACGTGATGATCGGAGATCTTCTGGAGTGGATGAAGATCAAGCATGAGACTCTGAAAAGCGGGGCGCTGAAGGATTTGGTGCCGATGGACAGACCCATCAGCCCAGAGGCAAGAGAGATTCTCGAGAAGATGCTTGCGGAGATCCATGCCCAGTTCAAGGGAGCTGTTGCCGAGCGTAGAAAGCTCGATCTTCCGACGGTGGATAAAATCGCCGATGGAAGAATCTTTACCGGCGCAGCTGCCAAGGATCTCAAGCTCGTCGATGAGATCGGTGGGGTTGCCTCTGCTCTTAAAAGGCTTTCGCTCCTCGCAAAGATAGAAGGGGAACCGGAATTGATTTTTCCACGCAAGCGGGGCCGACTTATCGACCGTATTTTTACAGAGATAAAAAGCAGGATGTCGTCTTTGGCTATTGCAGATTATTGGCAACCGATGGTTATGATGAGAATGGACGGACTGTCCGAACGATGAAAGGGGGCTTCAGTTGAACAAGAGCGATCTTATTGAAACTTTAGTCAGGAAATTACCTAACCTCTCTGGCAGGGATGTGGAGGTCATCGTCAACACGATTTTCGATAGCATGACCGATTCGTTGAAATCCGGCGAGCGTATCGAGATCCGCGGATTCGGAAGTTTCGAAGTCCGCACGAGAAAGCCTCGGATCGGCAGAAATCCCAAGACCGGGATGTCCGTCGATGTGGGTCAAAGAAAGGTTCCTTTCTTCAAGGTTGGCAAGGAGCTTAGGGAAAGGGTCAACAAGGCATGAGCGGAGATATTCTCTGGGCGCCCTGGAGGATGGAGTTCATAAGGGGCGCAAAATCCTCCAAGGATTCATGTATTTTCTGCGAGCTCGCCACATCGGGTGAGATCGATTCCAAAAATCTCGTTTTGCACAGGGCTAAGAGTTCTTATGTCCTGATGAATCGTTATCCTTACAACACCGGTCATCTTTTGGTGATACCATTTAGCCACACCGGCACACTTTCATCCTTGAGTTCAGATGAGCATGCCGAAATAATGCGCCTGACCTCGGCATCGGTAGAGATACTCCAGAAGATTCTTGGAGCTGAGGGTTTCAACTGCGGTTTCAACTTGGGGAGGTCGGCGGGGGCGGGGATCGCAGATCATCTCCACATGCATATTGTCCCCAGGTGGGTCGGGGATTCGAATTTCATGCCTGTAATAGGCGGCACCAGATCGATGCCTGAGTACTTGAAGGAAACCTATTCAGAGCTCGCAGATTCTTTCAAAGCCTTATAGGGGGATTTCATGAAAAAACTTATATTTGCTATTACGATGGCGCTTTTCTTTTTTATCCTTTTGAACTTCATCTATTGCAATCTTGATGAAGCGACTTTCGGCTATGCCCTTGTTATGAAATTCAGGATACCCTACATCTTGAGCGTCCAGTCTGTTCCGATTCCGATAGGTTTCGTTCTGCTCTCCGCATTTTGCTCAGGAATGGTTGTGATAGCGATGATCGAGGCTCTCCCATCCTTTTATAAAACGCTTGAGCTTCGTGCGAAAAACAAGCGCATACGCCAGCTTGAAAGAGAGCTTTCGGTAGTGAGACAGATATCAGAAAAGAAGGATTCGGAATCAGCCCCTAAATCCCTTTCGTGATCTCTTAATCTTTTTTAGTTCCACCTTCGCAGCGCCGGAGTCGTGCTGATGGTCAGCTTTTTTTGCAGCTTGAAGTTTTTCAAATTCCCTGGCCTTTGCTTCAACCTTTGAGGATGGCCTGGATGTGAATGAGGATGCCTGACGATTTTCCTGAATCGACGCTATTTGGCTTTCCAGCTTTTGGACTTCCGCTTCCAGTTCGGAGCCCTTTTGCTCCATCATATTGTCGACCAACAGCTCCAGGTTTCTAAGCGGCGATGGGTTGCCGTCGATGAGGGCCTTTATTCGGAGCTTCGCTTCTTTCTTTATGAGGATGAGCCCATCCGACTGTCTGAAGTCGGCTTTGAGTTTTTTGAAGAAGGTGTCGATATTGTCTATCGAGAGGTTACAGGATGGGATGATCGAGGCGTTTACCAGGTCATCCAGCCCCTCGTCCGTATATTTCCCCTCGTTTATGAGCATCGCGTCGAAGGGGATGTGTATCTCCCCCGTAAAACGATATTTTTCCAAGGAGAGGAATTCATCCTTGCTAAGTATATAGACGTCCTCTTCCTGTTTGTATGGTTCAAAGGCCGATTTCCACGTTGCGATGTCGAATCGGGCGGTGTCAACAAATCCGCTATACCATAGGGTATCAAGGTCTAGCTCTGTGTAATATACGTGCTCCCCATCGGCAGTTTTTTCGAGCTGCTCCCAGAGATATTCCATCACGCCGCCGCCATCTAGAGTCATCGCCATCTTGGTTCTACCTCCGTTCGGGCGGCAATTTTAAAGGCCTAGGGAGGGGCTGTCAAATCAATATAGTAACCTCCGAAAAATCAGCAAATTCAGGGGGGGGTCTCTAAAAGCTATCCACTTGATTCTTCATCTTGATCTTCATCTCCATCTTCATCTTAATCCTGATCTTGATCTTAACCTTAATAACGATATTTTCGAATATAAACTAGTTTTACAAAATGCTGATCAGAGATCAGCGATCAGGATTCGACGATCACTTTTTCTTTTGACGGGGATTCCCGCTTGCCCCGCGTTAGCGGCGGCTTAAAACCGCGGGAATGACGGCGTGATTGTCATCCCTGAATGGTCAATCGTCCATGGTCGAAATTATTGCTGCAGCTAGCTTTTCAGAGGTTACTTAAAGAATAAAACGATAATACGTTGACGGATTATTAGCGAAACGATATAAAAACGCTAATAAGGGGGATTTCTTATTAGCGCTATGTCAAAACAATCATCGGGTCATTTTATTCGTTGCAAGGAAGGGTATCAGGCATTCATTCCAAACCAGCTGCCCCCTGAAATTACTTGGAGCACCAAGCTAACCAAAGCCCTTTCTGATGCAGATAGACTTATAGGAAAACTTGCGGGCGAAGGAAAAAGACTGCCAAACCCTCATCTTTTGATGAGACCTTTCTTAAGGCGTGAAGCTGTTCTTTCCAGCCGTATCGAAGGAACGCAATCGACTCTTGGTGAGCTACTTGCAAAAGAAGCTGGTGCAAACGTTGAAAGAAGTCCTGACGATCTTAGAGAGGTGGGAAATTATGTTACCGCTATCGAGTATGGAATAAAGAGATTAAAGACCCTGCCCCTATCTCTTCGCCTTGTTCGTGAACTTCATGAAAAATTGATGAAAGGTGTTAGAGGAAGAACCGCAACACCCGGAGAATTCAGGCGCAGTCAGAACTGGATAGGAATCCCCGGAAGTACTATATCGAATGCTACTTATATTCCTCCACCTCCAAATAAACTTATGTCATGTCTCGGCGATTGGGAGAAGTTCCTGCATGATAGAACCATCCCTCCTCTTGTTCAGGTTGCAATGATCCATTATCAGTTCGAAGCCATCCATCCGTTTCTTGATGGCAATGGTAGAGTTGGGCGTTTACTAATAACGCTTTTATTGATCGAACGAGATATTTTACCAACACCGCTTCTCTATTTAAGCGCATTCTTTGAAGCCACAAGGCGTGATTATTATGACCTTCTCCTTGATGTGAGCTTAAAGGGTAACTGGGAGAAATGGCTGGAATATTTCTTTAATGGGGTTGCGAGGCAGTCTGAGGACGCTTTGAGCCGTGCAGAAAGAATAAATAAGAAGCTGGATACGTGGAAGGATCAGATAACAGCGAAGACCCTGCTAAAAGTTATCGATATGATCGCGGCCAATCCATTCGTTACGGTCAAAGGCGTTGCGGCCAAGTTAAAGGTTGCCTTTACCACTGCCCAACGAGCGGTTGATAAACTTAAAGACCTCGGCATCTTGAAGCAAATGGATAAAGCCAAGCGCGACCGTGTCTATTGCGCCAAAGATATATTCGATATTCTTGAAGAACCTGCGAAGCTTGATTCTTCATCTTAATCTTCATCTTAATCTTAATCCTGATCTTGATCTTAATCTTAATAAGGATGTTTTCGAATATAAACTAGTCTTACAAAATGCTGATCAAAGATCAGCGATCAGGATTTGACGATCACTTTTTCTTTTGACGGGGATTCCCGCTTGCCCCGCGCGGTAGCGGTGGTTTGCTCCGCGTTAGCGGCGGCCTAAAACCGCGAGAATGACAGCGTGGTCGTCATCCCCGAATGGTCAATCGTACATGGTCGAAGTTATTGTTGCAGCTAGCTTTTCAGATATTCCTTATAAAAAATAAAATAAAAGGGCCGGCTTTTGCCGACCCTGGATTTTTCTCTGGTACGATCCTCATCGTGCGGTCGGAGTTCCTCTTGACCTTTCATTTCTCATTGGGTTCTGTCCCCTATAGTTGCAAAACATGGCACGAAGAGCGGTCTTGCTTATCGCCGACTGCTTGGCCGTGAGTTTTTGCTCCACGATAGCCGCTTCCAGCTCTTTGCCTTTGAGCTCCTGAGCACGAAGCTCGCGCTTTTGCTCCAGCCCTATCTTGAACATGCTCTCCTGCATCGCCAACTTTTTCTCATTATTTTCGAGGGCATTTAGCTGGTCTTCCATGGAGATCTTTTCCATCTCCTTGTTATGGTTGAGGGCGCTTAGCTGCATCTCCTTTTGTATCTCAATTATCTCACCCTGGTAAACATACCCGGCGATTCCCTCGCACATTTGGAAGACTGAGGAGGAGATGCTTGAGATAGCGTTGCCGGCGGTCATAAGGCCTTGTATTGCTGATCCGCCGCCACCACCACCACCACCACCACCACCACCACTATCACCAACGGGAGCAGTGCTCATATGTTCCTCGATTCCCTATGTTAATAAAATGTTAATAAAATGTTAATAAATCCTGCTCGGATAGCCGTAATTCCAGGAACGCCTTGCGCTGAAGGTGTTGGCAACGGAAAGGACTCTTGCCCTTTCGTTTTTGCCATTCTCCTGAACCCTGGCTATGGCAATCCTTGCCGAATTTTCAAGCTTCATCATCCTCTGCTCATGATCTATCTGTGCCTGATGCATATTCTGCTGTGCGTATATGGCTGTTTCCTGGACGTCGAGCTGCCTCATTGCGACATGTTGTTTATAGCTGGCTATGGTGTTAACCGATTCATAGTATGCCTCGGCGACGGCCCTGTTGGCGTCGATCTGCTTCGCTTGAAGGCCATAGTTGAAGCCAGCTGCCATCATATTTCCAATGGAGTCCAATGCCTGCATAGCTGCATTGATCTTAAGGGCTTTGTCTTTTTGCTTGTTATCAGTTAGCTCCATGGTTGTCTGAGTTGGGTTTGATGTATTATTGTAACTGATCTGTTGAGGGATGAATGGTAGCATAATTTCCTCCTTAAGAATTGTTCACTGGTTTGCCTGCTAAATATACCGCTTTTGGCGCCGATGATCCGTCAACTTTCTTGTTTTTGCCCGTTTCCAGCCCCCTCAGCTCTTCACGCTTTTTCGCATTTTCATATTTCATCTGTTTCGTGGAGAGGTAGTCGAGGGCGATAGTCGAGCCCATCTGTGCGCGAAGTTTGGCGGCGCTGCGTTCCTGTGCTGCCTCATTGGCTCGCTTCTGGTATAGGGCGCGGTTGCGGGCATCGACTTGCATCTGCTCCTGCATTTTCTTTTGCTCAGCAGCAGCTTCCTTCGCCTCATATTGACTAGCTATACCAAGTCCAGTGCTTATAATGGTACATGCAGCGCCTATGATCGCAACGACAATTACGCAGCTAATTAATCCTAAAACTCCCAACATAGGAACCTCCACTTCTCTCGTCCTAGTTATCGGTATCCGGTGAATCCATAGTTGCGTATCCCAGAAAATTTTTATCATTATATAGTTTTTTCAGTGCATTATAATAATCTTTTAAAATTAATATGTTATCTCTTTATTCAACTGCTTAGAAAGTTTTCTATCCGCTTGATCATCGGATAAAGGCGTGCTACCCCGTCCAATATGCAGAACAGATCGCAAGGGGGGGCAACCCCGATGCTTCGCCAATATGCTAAAATCAAAAGGGAATATCCCGATGCGATACTCATGTTTCGCCTCGGCGACTTTTATGAAATGTTCTATGAAGACGCTAAGATAGCATCGAAGGTGTTAGATATTACTTTAACTTCTAGGAATAGGAATGACCCCAATCCTGTCCCCCTATGCGGGGTTCCCTTTCATTCCGTCGAGCCGTACATAGCCAAACTCGTCGAAAGTGGAAGGAGGGTGGCAGTCTGTGATCAGGTCGAGGATCCGGCGCTGGCCAAAGGGATAGTAAAGCGCGAAATAACCAGGGTTATCACCCCAGGGGTGGTTCCCGACGGCCTCTCGCTTCCCGCGAAAAGGCATAACTTTTTGATTGCCCTTTCTTTCGGCGCTGCTGAGATAGGCTTTGCTATTGCCGATGCATCGATGGGATTTTTTGAGGCCGGTATTTTTTCGGACAAGGGCTCCCTTTTTGAGGAACTGCTTCGCAGAGAGCCCAAGGAAATTCTCTTTGCCGGAGAGGGAGAGGGTTTTCCGATTATTGAAGAGATTCGTGAAAAGTTCGCCGACATTTTAATATCAGACTCTTCTAAAAATGCCGATGGGCTCTCCCATCTTGAAAAAATTCTTGGCCGGGAGAAGAGGGGGGACTTTCCCCCACCATCACTCGATGCTGCCGCGAACTTGCTCTCTTATGTGAGTCAGATGCAGAAGGGGAGGATTGCGCAGTTTTCCTCTCTAGAGCTTCATAGGCGCGGAGGCGGAATGCGCCTGGACGAGTCCACGATTCGGAACCTGGAATTAGTCGCTTCCATGCGCGATGGTGAAAGGGCCGGATCCCTTCTCGACGTAATAGACAGGACCTCCACTGCCGTTGGCGCCAGAAAACTGCGCGAATGGCTTTTGTACCCCCTCACCGAGGTCGGGAAGATAGAGATGCGCCTTGGAGCAGTTTCTGAAATCATCTCCGGCGGAAGAATTTTGCGGGAGGCCCCTCCCTTTCTTTCTCAGGTGTACGATCTGGAGAGATTGACTGGCAGGATAGGTTCTGGGACAGCCAACGCCAGGGATCTCGTCGCGCTGATGAATTCCCTCAAGGCCGTTTCTTCCCTGAAGTCCATCTTGCAGGATTCTTCAGGATATTTCAGAGATTGTGTAGAAAGGCTCGATCCCTGCGATGAGATATCTTCCAGAATAGAAAATACCATCGCGGAGGATCCCCCCTTTGCCCTCAGGGAGGGCGGAATCATAAGAAAGGGGTGCAACCAGGAACTCGATGAGCTGAGAGATGTCATCGCGCATGGAAAGGATTACATAGCCGGAATTGAAAACTCAGAGAGAGAAAAAACCG is a genomic window containing:
- the sppA gene encoding signal peptide peptidase SppA, whose amino-acid sequence is MRRTWIIAALLGSSILAIAFLAGVFMYLVTAEGGGKSLFSSDRGIGILKIEGPILSSDRAIEDIKEFGENKSVKGILLRVDSPGGAVAASQEIYEALLDLSQKKPVVASMGSVAASGGYYVSLAADEIWANPGTTTGSIGVRLEHVMIGDLLEWMKIKHETLKSGALKDLVPMDRPISPEAREILEKMLAEIHAQFKGAVAERRKLDLPTVDKIADGRIFTGAAAKDLKLVDEIGGVASALKRLSLLAKIEGEPELIFPRKRGRLIDRIFTEIKSRMSSLAIADYWQPMVMMRMDGLSER
- a CDS encoding integration host factor subunit beta; this translates as MNKSDLIETLVRKLPNLSGRDVEVIVNTIFDSMTDSLKSGERIEIRGFGSFEVRTRKPRIGRNPKTGMSVDVGQRKVPFFKVGKELRERVNKA
- a CDS encoding HIT domain-containing protein — its product is MSGDILWAPWRMEFIRGAKSSKDSCIFCELATSGEIDSKNLVLHRAKSSYVLMNRYPYNTGHLLVIPFSHTGTLSSLSSDEHAEIMRLTSASVEILQKILGAEGFNCGFNLGRSAGAGIADHLHMHIVPRWVGDSNFMPVIGGTRSMPEYLKETYSELADSFKAL
- a CDS encoding LapA family protein codes for the protein MKKLIFAITMALFFFILLNFIYCNLDEATFGYALVMKFRIPYILSVQSVPIPIGFVLLSAFCSGMVVIAMIEALPSFYKTLELRAKNKRIRQLERELSVVRQISEKKDSESAPKSLS
- a CDS encoding Fic family protein translates to MSKQSSGHFIRCKEGYQAFIPNQLPPEITWSTKLTKALSDADRLIGKLAGEGKRLPNPHLLMRPFLRREAVLSSRIEGTQSTLGELLAKEAGANVERSPDDLREVGNYVTAIEYGIKRLKTLPLSLRLVRELHEKLMKGVRGRTATPGEFRRSQNWIGIPGSTISNATYIPPPPNKLMSCLGDWEKFLHDRTIPPLVQVAMIHYQFEAIHPFLDGNGRVGRLLITLLLIERDILPTPLLYLSAFFEATRRDYYDLLLDVSLKGNWEKWLEYFFNGVARQSEDALSRAERINKKLDTWKDQITAKTLLKVIDMIAANPFVTVKGVAAKLKVAFTTAQRAVDKLKDLGILKQMDKAKRDRVYCAKDIFDILEEPAKLDSSS
- the mutS gene encoding DNA mismatch repair protein MutS translates to MQNRSQGGATPMLRQYAKIKREYPDAILMFRLGDFYEMFYEDAKIASKVLDITLTSRNRNDPNPVPLCGVPFHSVEPYIAKLVESGRRVAVCDQVEDPALAKGIVKREITRVITPGVVPDGLSLPAKRHNFLIALSFGAAEIGFAIADASMGFFEAGIFSDKGSLFEELLRREPKEILFAGEGEGFPIIEEIREKFADILISDSSKNADGLSHLEKILGREKRGDFPPPSLDAAANLLSYVSQMQKGRIAQFSSLELHRRGGGMRLDESTIRNLELVASMRDGERAGSLLDVIDRTSTAVGARKLREWLLYPLTEVGKIEMRLGAVSEIISGGRILREAPPFLSQVYDLERLTGRIGSGTANARDLVALMNSLKAVSSLKSILQDSSGYFRDCVERLDPCDEISSRIENTIAEDPPFALREGGIIRKGCNQELDELRDVIAHGKDYIAGIENSEREKTGIPSLKIRFNRVFGYYIEITNVHRDKVPLDYIRKQTLTNAERYITPELKEYEGKVLGAEEKSKSLEYSIFSELRESLLSEIVRIQETADAVGTIDVLISFARLAAEMNYARPKVSDSSILEIKGGRHPVVEVLSSAERFVPNDLSMDGRSGRFMMITGPNMAGKSTVMRQTALIVLMAQIGSFVPATSAEIGVVDRIFTRVGASDALSRGQSTFMVEMSEAAMILKEATDRSLIIIDEIGRGTSTFDGLAIAWAIAEDIHDRIRARTMFATHYHELTDLASTRAGIRNMQIAIKEWQDGIVFLRKLMPGGTSRSYGIEVAKLAGLSSGLITRASEILKNLERGEFDDRGIPRIAGHLEEYDSDQSQFNLFTTSQNSEITERLGTIDTSRITPIEALNILHELKQKI